A single Flavobacterium sp. 1 DNA region contains:
- a CDS encoding TonB-dependent receptor, whose product MKLLKAFIFCVLSVLFSVYGYAQEASINGKVIDETGMPIPGATIVLKGTSSSVATDFDGKFQIKAPKNGVLTISFIGYKTVETAINGQTSVQVKMYAASQDLNEVVVVGYGTQKKSVTTGAISSVRARDLEKVPNGRIEQALQGRVSGVTIAASSGQPGSASTIRIRGITTFGEGGNDPLWVVDGVVVDAGGIGYLNQSDIESMEVLKDAASAAIYGTRAATGVILVTTKKGKSGKITVNYNGFAGVSSPAKKLDLLNSTQYATLLNEKSVAGGGALIFSDPAALGKGTDWQKAIFNTSAFRYSHELSISGGSDVSNFYASFGVQDQEGIVSTEISNYNKKSFRLNSTHKISKVFTFGQTFGFTRQKNVGIGNTNSEFGGPLSSAINLDPTTPIIETDPVLANSAPYSTNPVIRDANGNPYGISSLVGQEMTNPLAYTQTRLGGYGWSDDLVGNAYLEAAVSKHFKFRTTFGGKMAYWGSQGFTPVFYLSATSNVLKNNYGQSENSSFAWNVENIATYSNSFGDNNLTVLLGQGAYVENIGGGSSATMYGLPITSYQDASFNFDIPQADRSSGTYDMTEHKLTSLFSRVNYDFKEKYLLTGIIRRDGSSRFGANHKFGVFPSFNLGWVVSKEEFWKENEVINTLKIRGGYGVVGNDAIPNFRYLSLVEGGYNYSFGNTGAITTGYANLTLDNPDLRWEETSQANIGFESKFFNDLSLTVDAYNKKTTGILRPINIPGYVGVVSNPTGNVADMENRGIEFELGYRKQLGDFNFSASANLAYLENEVTYVASDSNYITGDASFQSMGAVTRTQVGQSYNSFYGLKTAGIFQNQAEVDAYKNTSGGLIQPNARPGDFRWIDTDGNGSINDDDKQFLGSNIPKYTFGFTLNLDYKNFDFMAFAQGASGNKIFQGLRRLDIGNANYQTEALGRWTGEGTSNDYPRLTSNDTNGNFGKMSDFYLENGDYLRLKIVQFGYSLPANVVSQIGASKVRFYLTGENLFTLTKYTGYDPEIGGGVFGIDKGVYPQARTFMFGANLQF is encoded by the coding sequence ATGAAATTATTAAAAGCATTTATTTTTTGTGTTTTGTCAGTCTTATTCTCAGTTTATGGGTATGCGCAGGAAGCATCCATTAACGGAAAAGTGATTGACGAGACGGGGATGCCAATTCCAGGGGCAACCATAGTTTTAAAAGGAACATCATCATCGGTAGCAACAGATTTTGATGGTAAATTCCAAATTAAAGCTCCTAAGAATGGAGTTTTGACAATCAGTTTTATAGGCTATAAAACTGTTGAGACTGCTATTAACGGTCAAACATCAGTGCAGGTAAAAATGTATGCTGCATCACAAGATTTAAATGAAGTTGTGGTAGTAGGATATGGTACCCAAAAGAAAAGCGTGACAACAGGTGCGATTTCAAGCGTAAGAGCCAGAGATCTGGAAAAAGTTCCAAATGGACGTATTGAACAAGCATTGCAGGGTAGAGTATCTGGAGTTACAATAGCCGCCAGTTCTGGTCAGCCGGGTTCTGCATCAACAATCCGTATTAGAGGTATAACTACTTTTGGCGAAGGAGGAAATGATCCGCTTTGGGTCGTAGATGGTGTGGTTGTAGATGCTGGAGGCATTGGTTACCTTAATCAATCGGATATTGAGTCTATGGAGGTTCTTAAAGATGCGGCTTCTGCTGCAATTTATGGAACTCGTGCTGCAACAGGCGTAATTCTTGTTACTACCAAAAAAGGAAAATCTGGAAAAATCACTGTTAATTACAATGGATTTGCCGGAGTTTCATCGCCTGCAAAAAAATTAGATTTATTAAACTCTACTCAATATGCGACTTTATTAAATGAGAAATCAGTTGCTGGGGGCGGAGCATTAATCTTTTCAGATCCTGCCGCATTAGGTAAGGGAACTGATTGGCAAAAAGCTATTTTCAACACAAGCGCTTTTCGTTATTCACATGAATTGAGTATTAGCGGAGGAAGCGATGTTTCAAACTTCTATGCTTCTTTTGGAGTTCAAGACCAAGAAGGGATTGTTTCTACTGAGATTTCAAATTATAACAAGAAGAGTTTCCGTTTGAATTCGACTCACAAAATATCCAAAGTATTCACTTTCGGACAGACTTTTGGTTTTACAAGACAAAAAAATGTTGGTATCGGTAATACCAATAGCGAATTTGGAGGCCCGCTAAGCTCTGCAATTAATTTAGATCCGACAACTCCAATTATTGAGACAGATCCAGTTTTGGCTAATTCAGCTCCATATAGCACAAATCCTGTAATCAGAGATGCAAACGGTAATCCTTACGGAATTTCCAGCTTAGTTGGTCAGGAGATGACTAATCCATTAGCGTATACTCAAACAAGACTGGGAGGTTACGGCTGGTCTGATGATTTAGTTGGAAATGCTTATTTGGAGGCAGCTGTTTCAAAACACTTCAAATTCAGAACAACATTTGGAGGTAAAATGGCGTATTGGGGGAGTCAGGGATTTACTCCAGTTTTTTATCTGAGTGCTACTTCGAACGTGCTTAAAAATAATTACGGACAAAGCGAAAACAGCAGTTTTGCATGGAATGTCGAAAATATTGCTACTTATTCCAATTCTTTTGGGGATAATAATTTAACTGTTTTATTAGGTCAAGGGGCTTATGTTGAGAATATTGGAGGTGGTTCAAGCGCCACAATGTATGGTTTGCCTATTACCAGCTATCAGGATGCTTCTTTTAACTTTGATATTCCTCAGGCAGATAGAAGCAGCGGTACTTATGATATGACGGAGCATAAATTAACCTCTTTATTTTCCCGTGTTAATTATGATTTTAAAGAAAAGTATTTATTAACCGGTATTATTCGCCGTGATGGATCTTCCCGTTTTGGAGCCAATCATAAATTTGGTGTTTTTCCTTCTTTTAATTTAGGATGGGTAGTTTCAAAAGAAGAGTTTTGGAAAGAGAATGAGGTAATTAATACTTTAAAAATTAGAGGAGGTTATGGTGTTGTTGGAAATGATGCTATTCCAAACTTTAGATACCTTTCTTTAGTAGAAGGCGGTTATAACTATTCTTTCGGTAATACAGGTGCAATCACTACCGGTTATGCAAACCTTACTTTGGATAATCCAGATTTGAGATGGGAAGAAACTTCTCAGGCAAACATTGGGTTTGAATCAAAATTTTTCAATGATCTAAGCCTTACCGTAGATGCTTATAATAAAAAAACTACAGGTATTTTACGTCCAATAAACATTCCGGGTTATGTTGGGGTTGTTTCAAATCCAACTGGAAATGTTGCTGATATGGAAAACAGAGGTATTGAGTTTGAGTTAGGATACAGAAAACAATTGGGCGATTTTAATTTTTCAGCAAGTGCAAATTTAGCTTATTTAGAAAATGAAGTAACCTATGTAGCTTCTGATTCAAATTATATTACTGGAGATGCGTCTTTCCAATCTATGGGAGCAGTAACCAGAACTCAAGTAGGTCAATCGTATAATTCATTCTATGGATTAAAAACAGCTGGAATTTTTCAAAATCAAGCAGAAGTTGATGCTTATAAAAATACTTCAGGCGGTTTAATCCAGCCAAATGCACGTCCGGGAGATTTCCGTTGGATTGATACTGACGGCAATGGATCTATCAATGACGATGACAAACAGTTCTTAGGAAGCAATATCCCGAAATACACATTTGGCTTTACATTAAACTTGGATTATAAAAACTTTGATTTTATGGCATTTGCTCAAGGAGCATCAGGAAATAAAATTTTCCAAGGTTTAAGAAGATTAGATATCGGAAACGCAAATTATCAAACTGAAGCTTTGGGACGCTGGACTGGTGAAGGAACATCTAATGATTATCCAAGACTAACATCTAATGATACTAATGGAAACTTTGGTAAGATGTCAGATTTCTACTTGGAAAATGGAGATTATTTACGTTTAAAAATAGTTCAATTTGGTTATTCATTACCAGCAAATGTAGTTTCTCAAATAGGAGCAAGTAAAGTCCGCTTTTACTTAACAGGTGAGAACTTGTTCACTTTGACTAAATATACTGGATATGATCCGGAAATTGGCGGAGGTGTATTTGGAATAGACAAAGGAGTTTATCCACAGGCAAGAACATTCATGTTTGGAGCTAATCTACAATTTTAA
- a CDS encoding RagB/SusD family nutrient uptake outer membrane protein yields the protein MKTIKYKYFFIAIAMISLGSCSEDFVEVTPKGSFLSDNYYSNEGQATAALVGVYDPIRKNSGGFENIIAMMNAGSDDFYAGGGGATDGDGIQNFSKHSLSSTSIPGSFWNDHYQGIFRANTLLVKLPDVDMSDALKARFTAESKALRAIYYFNLVRMFKNIPLLLQPLTATNMYDAEQAAPEAVYAQIEKDLTEAIPSLPASVPASTESGRLTKGAAQAMLGKVYLFEGKKTEAAAVLAQVNGTPGAANQYGNKLLTNFNDLWVVSNKFNTESLIEESHTSAGNSDWGFWGSGRDEGNSLNVMVGPRSYSKPAASPAPDLPSGWSFNIITQDLYDALKPDPRFGATILDVKALKAAGEADYIGGYQDTGYFLNKFLPRKTDVRTGGGAAELNYKQNTYIIRLADTYLMEAEALGSGTRAQALLDAVRARVGLPSVPVTLQAIKKERRMEFAGEGLRFFDLVRWGDAAAVLANRGFNAGVDEIFPIPTRELQGTKLKQNPGYN from the coding sequence ATGAAAACGATAAAATATAAATACTTTTTTATAGCAATAGCAATGATTTCTTTAGGGTCTTGCTCTGAAGATTTTGTGGAGGTAACACCAAAAGGATCTTTTCTTTCGGATAATTATTATTCAAATGAAGGACAGGCTACAGCCGCACTTGTTGGGGTTTATGATCCGATCAGAAAAAATTCGGGCGGTTTTGAAAATATAATCGCAATGATGAATGCAGGATCTGATGATTTCTATGCAGGCGGAGGCGGTGCTACAGACGGAGATGGAATTCAAAATTTTTCGAAGCATTCCCTTTCTTCAACCAGCATTCCAGGCAGTTTTTGGAATGACCATTATCAAGGAATTTTCAGAGCCAATACATTACTTGTAAAATTGCCGGATGTTGATATGTCCGATGCTTTAAAAGCTAGATTTACGGCTGAGTCAAAAGCTTTGCGTGCGATTTATTATTTCAATTTGGTGCGTATGTTTAAGAACATTCCATTATTGTTACAACCGCTGACTGCTACGAATATGTATGATGCAGAACAGGCAGCTCCTGAAGCGGTTTATGCTCAAATTGAAAAAGATCTGACTGAAGCAATTCCTTCTTTGCCTGCATCAGTTCCTGCCAGTACTGAATCTGGCCGTCTTACAAAAGGTGCTGCTCAGGCTATGCTTGGAAAAGTATATTTATTTGAAGGTAAAAAAACGGAAGCGGCAGCGGTTTTGGCTCAGGTAAACGGTACTCCGGGTGCAGCGAATCAATATGGAAATAAATTATTGACCAATTTTAATGATTTATGGGTTGTTTCGAATAAGTTCAACACAGAATCGCTTATTGAAGAGTCTCATACAAGTGCAGGAAATTCTGATTGGGGATTTTGGGGTTCAGGTCGAGATGAAGGAAATTCATTGAATGTAATGGTAGGACCTAGAAGTTATTCAAAACCAGCTGCATCACCAGCTCCAGATTTACCGTCAGGATGGAGTTTTAATATTATAACACAAGATTTATATGATGCGCTTAAACCAGATCCAAGATTCGGAGCTACAATATTAGATGTTAAGGCATTGAAAGCTGCAGGTGAAGCAGATTATATAGGAGGATATCAGGATACAGGCTATTTCTTAAATAAATTCCTTCCTCGTAAAACTGATGTTCGTACTGGCGGCGGTGCAGCCGAATTAAATTACAAGCAAAATACATATATCATAAGACTTGCCGATACTTATTTAATGGAAGCAGAAGCATTAGGTTCTGGAACCAGAGCGCAAGCATTGCTTGATGCTGTGAGAGCAAGAGTTGGTCTGCCTTCCGTTCCGGTTACGCTTCAAGCTATCAAAAAAGAAAGAAGAATGGAATTTGCAGGTGAAGGACTTAGATTCTTTGACTTAGTAAGATGGGGAGATGCTGCTGCTGTTTTAGCCAATAGAGGTTTTAATGCAGGTGTAGATGAAATTTTCCCTATCCCAACCAGAGAACTTCAAGGTACTAAATTGAAACAAAACCCGGGCTATAATTAA
- a CDS encoding glycoside hydrolase family 16 protein has translation MKKYLSRINLVIVLNCFLFISCSGSNSDEPAAENKAPENLKVTATIVGASVQNPNGDGTGVVNFTLSAANATSYKITLGNGETKEVTNGSFSYTYTASGANTYVLYVSAYNAGKFVSTSLSITVLVESKLIWSDEFNTDGAPDASKWTFQIWDPGNVNSELQSYTNRPENTIVQGGVLKIKAIREKYGKGDFTSGRLESNGKFDFTYGKIVIRAKLPTGVGTWPAVWMLGSNIGSVGWPACGEVDILESVGKEMNVNHSSLHSPGRSGATPDTGTINVPNDNTEFHIYTADWRAGYIKFYVDDKLYYTFVNSDKFPFNKNFYLIVNFAMGGVWGGPVDPNFTSSTFEVDYIRVYN, from the coding sequence ATGAAAAAATATCTTTCTAGAATTAATTTAGTTATTGTGCTGAACTGCTTTCTGTTTATTTCCTGCAGCGGTTCAAATTCAGACGAGCCGGCAGCTGAAAATAAAGCACCAGAAAACTTAAAAGTTACAGCCACAATTGTTGGGGCTTCAGTGCAAAATCCAAATGGAGATGGAACCGGTGTGGTAAATTTTACTTTATCGGCAGCAAATGCAACATCATATAAAATTACTCTTGGAAATGGAGAAACAAAGGAAGTGACAAACGGCAGTTTTTCGTACACTTATACGGCATCGGGTGCTAATACTTATGTGTTATATGTGTCTGCTTATAATGCTGGAAAATTTGTCAGCACCTCACTCTCTATTACCGTTTTGGTAGAATCCAAGTTAATTTGGTCTGATGAATTTAATACTGATGGCGCACCAGATGCTTCCAAATGGACTTTCCAAATTTGGGATCCTGGGAATGTTAACAGCGAACTTCAGTCGTATACCAATCGTCCTGAAAACACAATTGTTCAAGGCGGTGTTTTGAAAATAAAAGCCATCAGAGAAAAATACGGAAAGGGAGACTTCACTTCTGGAAGATTAGAATCCAATGGAAAATTTGATTTTACTTATGGCAAAATAGTGATTAGAGCAAAACTGCCTACTGGAGTTGGAACTTGGCCTGCAGTTTGGATGCTGGGCAGTAATATTGGCAGTGTTGGATGGCCTGCATGCGGCGAAGTTGATATTTTAGAATCAGTTGGAAAAGAGATGAATGTCAATCATTCATCGTTGCACTCTCCTGGGCGTTCAGGAGCTACTCCAGATACAGGAACTATAAACGTACCAAATGATAATACCGAATTCCATATTTATACCGCAGATTGGAGAGCAGGCTATATAAAGTTTTATGTAGATGACAAGCTGTATTACACTTTTGTAAATTCAGATAAATTCCCTTTCAACAAAAACTTTTATCTAATTGTCAATTTTGCTATGGGGGGAGTTTGGGGAGGTCCTGTAGATCCAAATTTTACATCTTCAACTTTTGAGGTGGATTATATTAGAGTGTATAACTAA
- a CDS encoding glycoside hydrolase family 30 beta sandwich domain-containing protein, with translation MKKIHQLGQLFFIIAFSAIHISCSSSNDGGGSPDPIPTTPPVAKNEVDFWLTTGNQSALLKKQTSVLAFGNKANIYPSIEINETQKYQTIDGFGFTLTGGSAQVINQLTAQKKKDLLQELFGSGDNSIGLSYLRISIGASDLNAAPFTYDDMPTGQTDISLANFSLAPDMTDLIPLLKEILAINPNIKIMGSPWSAPLWMKDNNNFVGGSLQPKYYEVYAQYFVKFIQKMKAEGIVIDAVTPQNEPLHGGNNPSMVMTALQQADFIKNNLGPAFKSANIVTKIISYDHNCDNPQYPITILKDAAAYPFVTGSAFHLYGGDISALSTVHDAFPDKDVYFTEQYTSSTGAFDGDLKWQTKNVIIGSMRNWSKNALQWNLANDGSFGPHTDGGCTTCKGAITINSSESLSRNVGYYAAAHASKFVPAGSVRIGSAVVGNLHNVAFKTPEGKKVLLVVNDGNATELFNVKYNGKWITTSLEGGAVGTYIWQ, from the coding sequence ATGAAAAAAATACATCAATTAGGCCAGCTGTTTTTCATAATAGCTTTTTCAGCAATACACATCAGCTGTTCCTCTTCGAATGATGGAGGCGGTTCACCAGATCCAATTCCTACGACACCTCCAGTAGCAAAAAATGAAGTTGATTTTTGGCTTACGACAGGAAATCAATCAGCACTTTTGAAAAAACAGACAAGTGTTTTAGCTTTTGGGAACAAGGCAAATATTTATCCAAGTATTGAAATTAATGAGACTCAAAAGTATCAGACTATTGATGGCTTTGGATTTACATTGACTGGCGGAAGTGCACAAGTGATTAATCAATTGACTGCGCAGAAAAAGAAAGACTTATTGCAGGAATTGTTTGGTTCAGGCGATAATTCTATTGGATTGAGCTATTTGAGAATCAGTATCGGAGCTTCCGATTTGAATGCTGCTCCTTTTACTTATGACGATATGCCAACAGGACAGACAGATATTAGTCTGGCTAATTTTAGTCTGGCTCCTGATATGACCGATTTGATTCCGCTGCTGAAAGAAATTCTGGCGATTAATCCTAATATCAAAATAATGGGTTCTCCTTGGTCTGCACCGCTTTGGATGAAAGACAATAATAATTTTGTCGGCGGGAGTTTACAGCCTAAATATTATGAAGTATATGCTCAGTATTTTGTAAAATTCATTCAAAAAATGAAAGCTGAAGGAATTGTAATTGATGCAGTTACTCCACAAAACGAGCCTTTACACGGGGGTAACAATCCGAGTATGGTAATGACTGCTCTGCAGCAGGCCGATTTTATAAAAAATAATTTGGGCCCGGCATTTAAATCTGCCAATATTGTTACAAAGATTATTTCTTATGATCATAATTGCGATAACCCCCAATATCCGATTACGATTTTAAAAGATGCCGCAGCTTACCCTTTTGTAACTGGTTCAGCATTTCATTTGTACGGAGGTGATATCAGCGCACTTTCTACCGTTCATGATGCATTCCCGGATAAAGATGTTTATTTTACGGAGCAGTATACTTCATCTACAGGCGCATTTGACGGAGATTTAAAATGGCAGACTAAAAATGTAATTATCGGATCAATGCGCAATTGGAGTAAAAACGCACTGCAGTGGAATCTTGCCAATGACGGTTCTTTTGGTCCTCATACAGATGGAGGATGTACAACCTGTAAAGGAGCAATAACAATAAACAGCAGTGAATCATTGAGCCGTAATGTCGGGTATTATGCAGCAGCTCATGCGTCCAAGTTTGTGCCTGCGGGTTCTGTTAGAATTGGAAGTGCTGTTGTAGGCAATCTGCATAATGTTGCTTTCAAAACTCCTGAAGGGAAAAAAGTATTACTGGTTGTAAATGATGGAAATGCTACCGAATTATTTAATGTTAAATACAACGGAAAATGGATTACTACTTCACTGGAAGGGGGAGCTGTAGGAACCTATATTTGGCAATAG
- a CDS encoding cellulase family glycosylhydrolase yields MIKKIIVFSFLCFVTASFGQGFLHRDGQNIVDGNGKNVVLRGLGLGGWMVQEGYMIQTGAFAGSQYKIKQKITDLIGKEATEEFYKAYKTNGITKRDIDSLAAWGFNSIRLPMHYNLYTPAIENEKNGQIIWLEEGFKMTDDLVKWCAANKIYLILDLHAAPGGQGKDAAISDYDDSKPSLWESTANQDKMVALWEKLAQRYKDNPWIGGYDIINEPNWNFTGTNQNGCDETSNAPLRALQLRITKAIRTIDDNHLIIIEGNCWGNNYSGIFPLWDENMALSFHKYWNNNDTASIQTMLNYRTQYNVPIWLGESGENSNVWFEEAISLMESNNIGWAFWPIKKIENLAGVTSVTKPAGYDKILEYWKNGGEKPNSDFAKKVLMQTAANYKIDHLTIRHDVIDAMFRQVQTNDTKKYKNHQLPGRVYATEYDLGQNGYAYSDKDIANYDGTKFTQWNKGGKMRNDGVDIESCTDKETNGFQVSFIEDKEWLQFTVDVKKEANFDVEVRYSSEKAGGKIYLEQDGNRISESINLPISGGLTTWKTVTIKNVTLKQGVNKIRVNFEGGNFNLNFLEFKKH; encoded by the coding sequence ATGATAAAAAAAATAATAGTATTTTCTTTTTTGTGTTTTGTCACTGCTTCATTTGGGCAGGGTTTTTTGCATAGGGACGGACAAAATATTGTGGACGGAAATGGTAAAAATGTAGTTTTGCGCGGTTTAGGTTTAGGCGGCTGGATGGTACAGGAAGGATATATGATTCAAACAGGTGCTTTTGCCGGATCACAATATAAAATCAAGCAAAAAATTACTGATCTGATTGGTAAGGAAGCTACCGAAGAATTCTATAAAGCATACAAAACTAACGGAATCACAAAGAGAGATATTGACTCTTTGGCAGCATGGGGATTTAACTCCATCCGTTTGCCAATGCATTACAATTTATACACTCCAGCAATCGAAAACGAAAAAAATGGCCAAATTATTTGGTTAGAGGAAGGTTTTAAAATGACCGATGATTTAGTAAAATGGTGTGCTGCCAATAAAATATATTTAATCTTAGACTTGCACGCTGCTCCTGGAGGCCAAGGGAAAGATGCTGCAATATCAGACTACGATGATTCAAAACCATCACTCTGGGAGAGTACTGCAAATCAAGATAAAATGGTGGCGCTTTGGGAAAAATTAGCCCAGCGTTATAAAGACAATCCGTGGATAGGAGGTTATGATATTATCAATGAACCCAACTGGAATTTTACTGGAACTAATCAAAACGGCTGTGATGAAACATCAAACGCTCCTTTGAGAGCGCTGCAGCTTAGAATCACAAAAGCTATTAGAACTATTGATGACAATCATTTAATTATCATTGAAGGAAATTGCTGGGGAAATAATTACAGCGGAATATTCCCGCTTTGGGATGAAAATATGGCGCTGAGTTTTCATAAATATTGGAATAACAATGATACAGCTTCTATTCAGACTATGCTAAATTACAGAACACAATATAATGTGCCAATTTGGTTGGGCGAAAGCGGAGAAAATTCTAATGTGTGGTTTGAAGAAGCCATTTCATTAATGGAATCCAATAACATAGGCTGGGCTTTCTGGCCAATAAAAAAAATTGAAAATTTAGCAGGAGTAACTTCGGTTACAAAACCAGCAGGCTACGATAAAATATTAGAGTATTGGAAAAATGGAGGCGAAAAACCAAATTCTGATTTTGCAAAAAAAGTACTAATGCAAACGGCTGCCAATTATAAAATAGACCATCTTACTATAAGACATGATGTGATTGATGCCATGTTTAGACAAGTACAAACCAATGATACCAAAAAATATAAAAACCATCAGCTTCCAGGAAGAGTATATGCGACCGAGTATGATTTAGGTCAAAACGGTTATGCTTATTCGGATAAAGATATTGCCAATTATGACGGAACTAAATTTACGCAATGGAATAAAGGTGGAAAAATGAGAAACGATGGGGTTGATATTGAATCCTGTACAGATAAAGAAACCAACGGTTTTCAAGTCTCTTTCATTGAAGATAAAGAATGGCTGCAGTTTACTGTTGATGTAAAAAAAGAAGCAAACTTTGATGTTGAAGTTCGATATTCAAGCGAAAAAGCAGGTGGAAAAATATATTTGGAACAAGATGGCAATAGAATTTCTGAATCAATAAATCTTCCCATTTCGGGAGGATTAACGACTTGGAAAACAGTTACAATTAAAAATGTTACCCTCAAGCAGGGCGTAAATAAAATTCGTGTTAACTTTGAAGGTGGGAATTTTAATCTTAATTTTCTGGAATTTAAAAAGCACTAA